In the genome of Dermacentor silvarum isolate Dsil-2018 unplaced genomic scaffold, BIME_Dsil_1.4 Seq142, whole genome shotgun sequence, the window gtttcttacaggccgggccagATCATaaacacgcgggccctagctaagcttatggcgtttttcactggtcgatctggagcagtcgccgaaatcctggagcgagcgctcgcaattcaccaaccctaatctgccagcggagagcgaaaatgctccgcgctggatcgtacagGAAGTCTGCACACACACGTCACAAATatcgacttccgctctgcatgtttctatGGCCACAAAGATCACCGTCTCCCAGCGAGCAAAAGTGACGTATCctctcgtcctatttccgcccgaatccgcgcctcggcagcggagcaagtgagagcgatccggcgcggagcgagttgatccgaaacgaccagtggaaagcgcgaacccgctccagctcgaccacTGAAATGCGGATTtgcagccgtggagcaaaaaatcctgctccagattgaccagtgaaaaacgccattagtaatgaacgcccaggcccgggtcgggcccgggtttagaaccacgggcccgggccgggcccgggctggtctcggtcacgTACGCCCGGGCcggggccaggctcgggctttgtatgacgggcccgggctgggctcgggcatcGTAAagccggcccgggccgggctcgggccgaaaaatcaggcccgtgcagtgctctagtacgtatggctcatttcataattacgagcgaacgtcagaaaacgaacgtgatgcattacaaatgtgcaactcgtctttcgccttcttgtaaCTGTGTTGCAAGAGCCCAAagactaagcgaattttaacataaGAGTAACtataggaatatttattgcgtatgctcgctggttcgtacacagcaaatatacttcatcatcatcatcatcagcctatattttatgtccactgcaggacgaaggcctctcactgatctccaattacccctgtcttgcgctagcgtattccaacttgcgcctgcaaatttcctaacttcatcatcccatctggttttctgccgacctcggctgcgcttcccttctcttggtatccattgtgtgaccctaatggtccaccagttatccatcctacacattacatggcctgcccagctccatttcttccgcttaatatcaactagaatatcggctatccccgtttgttctctgatccacaccactctcttcctgtctcttaacgttagtcctaagatttttcgttccatcgctctttgtgcggtccttaacttgttctcgagcttctttgttaacctccaagttcctggcccatatgttagcaccggtagaatgcaatgattgtatacaaatatacttactgatcaaaagaggcaactaatcaccagaacataaacttttcatgttttactgttattgaaggtaagtattttagggatatgtcgagtcaatagcgatatttgtagtgcatcaaagacagcaATTTTCAGGACGATTTttcactcaatataatgcaagcacaaacatcgccATGTGCCATGAATGCTAGGCAGTTTAcataaaaaatcacacgttaagcaataaccaTTAAATCATGAGAAGccacatgttggtaatttcagagaggattcacggattattaaaacaggGCTATTGCAGTAacaacttttacataacaaatgagtaaatggcaAGGCCAGtatagtagctatctattcatttaaatgtagaaaaacatatttgtttacctattggctggaatggattttctttcgaatgtctgaatttgaaacaagttTCGCTcgcggtgaaccttaaggtagtACAGTGTGCGCGAAGTTTGTACTGGTGAGATAGCGTACAagaagaattgttcgtgtacgctatcctatctctgaagcgaaataagccaacaatattgcagcgttaaggacgtctctgctctttctcttgtttcccttacaccttctcactgtgctctgttcataataaagtattgtcgaggctaaaaaattggcgaataaatacatataaataaataaataaataaatataaatacatATGCACATGGCTGTAAActactactgaccgtgagtgaaaggCGCGAAGTGGTAGCGAAGCGCAGACTGCACGCACGCATTTCACTTGACTGAGCGAGTAATTTATTTGCTACAGCGAAGCTCTATACCCCgggttggtcggaaaatttcgtggcgtaaacacgaaacgccaggttaacaattgaagttAAACGGAATATCTTTATTTGCAATCCGGCATACatcacacacacactatatatatatatatatatatatatatatatatatatgatgtatgCCGGTCATTCCATCTCAAGTGTACTAGGTGTCTGTTCGACCACCTCAGATTCTGCTGGAAAAAAATACTATTTTATCTCAACGGGGGCATTACTTATTCAAGAGATTTTTTTCTGAAGAAAGTTTTCTGATGCCGTGAGGGCACTTCAAGGTTGCGCGCACACGTGCAACTATGTCAGGAAGAAAAATTCCTATAAAAATATTGCTTTGACCTATTACTGCGATTTATTTTTTTATGTAATCTGCAGACGGTGCTCTTTCATAACTGATGTCGTTTGTGAGTTTCTGTTCTCACATAATTTTTTGGGCACGAGAAAAACCTGGAAATTGCTGCTTCGTTAATATTTTTATTCAAAAATATAATTGTTCCATGAGGAATACATTTGCAATATGGGTTTGGTATGTGTGTATGCTACATGATAAAATACTTTGATAAGAAATAAAACCTTAACTTTTCGGTAAAGTCatgacaaaaatgaaaaaaaaatggcattctGACTCAAGTTGAGGCTTCATTTTCACAATGTAGCGGTCCAAGTAAAAATATGGCTTAATTAGCATTGTATAGTGTGCTTTACTGTCTATATATTTTGAAAGTTTTAAAGCAGTAAATTTCGtttgaagcaagaaaaaaattttgtgAACTGCACAATCGCAAGGTTGCACGTAGAATCTGTTTCGCCTTCACTGCACACGTCGATCGGCGTTTGAGCCCCGCTTGTTTCACGTATTATTCTTTTTTGAGGGTGAGGTCCTCTGTGGCGACTTCAGATTGATTTGGGGTTCGTCGGGTCTGGTTTTCTGGCCACTTTTGTCTAATAACTGACGATTTGAGGACTTTTACTGCACGTCGGACAAGGAAACTGGCGTCTACAATAAGACTGGAACGAAAAAGAGGCAGGAATTTAACACATAGCTAAGTACGAAGAAACAATAAGGCGTAATTGTTACAAAAACGGCGAAATAAATTAAATCCACATGTGCCCGTTCACACAGCGGGCGCCTATAACCGGAACCTGAACTGTGGCTTTATTCAACAAACGGGCGATTTGTGGCGTTCTACTAAACGTAAAACAACAAATAAGGCCCCTGGCCCGTTGGATTCTGAGAATGTCTGCGAAGCGGCTTGAAAAGTGGTTTTGGAACATGTATTCCTATCGGTACACGCGTTCCGCGACACCAGCCACCCAGGTTGGACAAGCGACGTCAAGACGACGATAACAGCCAAAAGAAGATGCACCAGAACAGATCTCCACGCCGTCGATTTGATACATTTTCTTCACTAATGGGCCATCAGAAATAAACTGTAAACATGGACGCCGGTTTGCTGCTGCGCCTGCTTTAGCTTTGCCGGGAAGATTGAagagcagcagcagacgacaccATTGTCGTCTGCTCGTAATGTAGGCTCCACTTGTCTTGACGTCGCTTGCCCAATCTAGTAGCTGGTGTCGCGGAACGCTTACACAAACACCGCGAACACCTCTGCAGAATTAGTGATAATGACCAGGGTTGCCAGGCGCTCAGAGACTGACCCGCCAAATCTcggccctcataaccgccagccactggtTCTTGCGAGGCTGCAAATAATTCGTACTCgaaactttccctgttacctaaataaggcggtaaccacaaaaataaaattataacaaggtaattttatacgttttcactcgtttATTATATTGTAACGTTGTGATGTGTGTAATGCGCGACGCGGTGCGGTCGATGGAGacagacaagaagcagacgacaaggaatgcgcacgcggaggcgaattccgtgtggagtggaagacgacaacgtcgaagagcgtccggcacgtgaacacgtggcgcaagaagagaaaataaaaggaaaaggcatccAATCAGAAGAAAACACGGAGATTTGAGCGGCCAATCAGCAAAAGACGAATCGGCAAGAGCTGCAGAAAAGCGAGGCCCGCTGGCAGAAGAGAAGGAAGTGCGACGAGCAGGTTCGCCGCGCCTGTGATCAAAGAATTACCTAGCAAAATAGAATGTCAAGTTGGGCTGAGGACGTAGACGAGCAAGAGAAGCTACTCTTGAGGCTCACTTGCAAGGTACGGAGAACGTTGTGAGAAACAGCAGTGTTCGCCGACACTCGTTTTGCAGGTGTCCGGGGTTAGCATCGATGGGTCCGGAGACGCTGATCctggcggctaccgcgaagagtcCAGCGGCGCTGATAGCGAACCAGCGCCTTCAGAACATGAGCCCGGTAAGTATTGCGAATAGTGTTTTAGTGAGCGAGACGACAACGTGGTTACACTAAACACTCCTCGTTTCAGTGGTCACCCCGGCGGAGATATCACTGATGCAGAAAATACTCCGCTCGCGTCTTGTGCACACATCACACGCCGTGGAGGTGCAGCACAAAGACCCCAACTCGCCACTGCACTCCATCACGACGTTTGAAGATTTGAGGCTGCGCCCTGAACTGCTGAGAGGCGTGTATGATTGTGGCTTTGACAAGCCATCGAGGATCCAAGAAACTGTTCTGCCAATGTTGTTGGCTGACCCCCCACTGAACATGATTGCCCAGTCACAGAGCGGCACGGGAAAAACTGCCGCCTTTATTCTGGCCAGCTTAAGTCGAGTGGACGAGACGCAGCGGTACCCACAAGTGCTGATCCTGTCACCCACATACGAGCTGGCCGTTCAGACTGGCAACGTGGCCAAGAAGATGGCAGCACGGTGCCCACGTATCACCTTCTGCTGTGCCGTCCGCGGAAAAAACTGTGAGGGTCCTCCTCTTTTTGGCCATCTACTTATGCATGCATTGTCTGCCCTGCTGTGTTGCATAGTTCCTGCTGTATTGTAAGCCTTATCAACCCCCTATATGGGCCCTGGGATAAATTTGTTCAGTCGTTGATTGTGTCATATTAAGGCTGTGCACATAGCAGAAAACATTCTGTCGAGCTTTAAACTGAATGTGGCTTATCTTTGCGTGCAGTTATCTGAAGTCCCTGCCATCTTTCAGCTCACACGTCAAAGTGAATTAGCTTAAAACAGACATTAGCAGCCTTTCTCAAAATGTCGGGAAATGACAGCCTGAGGCAGAGGAGCAGAAATAGAAAATGACTGAATGGAAACGTTAAGAAATGACAGCCTGCAAAGTGCCTCCCCAAAAAAGTTTTTAAAACTTGTGCACCAAGTAGTTAACCATGTGACAAATTAAAACAGCAGACTAATGTGTCGCTGGGCAGAGCGTTACTGACATTATGCAGCTTTCAGCATTCTAGCAATTCTGATAAGAGGGGATGAGCCTTAAGTACAGAGCGATATAAAATGTGAAGAAAATTGtgtgagggagcgaggggggcgGGTGGACATTATAAGAGCATTGTTTGTAAAGGAACAAATTAAAACAGTGTGTAAGCAAGCTAGTTAAAACTAGGTTATCTGCCATATTTGCTACAGTTAGCTTGCATGTAATGTATTTACACAATGTTTGGGTTCTGTTTGCACTCTTTGAAGCACAGGCACAAATAAGCTTGGCAATAAATGTATTTCGACAAGTATAGCATACTAATGTGCTAGCAGTGTATTATTAAAAGCAGTTTCAGAGTAAAGCTCCAATAATTCATACAGATACTTGGTACACAGCCATGGCTGAATGTCATTTTATTACCTGTAAGTGAAGATGGTAGGCATTAATGACTTCTGAAGTCTTGCTCTTGGTAACCAGAGCAGCACCGACATTAATTTCAATCGTTGCAGCGGCCCTTATCATGCTTTATGGCTGTGGTCGACAAAAAATTGTGAGGAGACAGCATATTTATCTACATGTTTTGATTGGCCTCATGGTGTGTACTGAGGCTGTATTCAGGATCAATCATTTTTGGGATAACTTTCACTGATTGGCTAAGccagtttcttaacaaaacgtcactttatgcattgaagcacaaaattaactggaacgccaatgcatttctccgcaaagttcgggaattaatatctcgaaactggtgtcatcttaagaattaattctaagtggatccgccttgcgaactccacggctacaatttgtaaattgcaatatgggccatgacgaaattagttaaaaacgtaattagtgaatttctgttcattatttgattatgcatttcaattttttgtgcaagtaatgtccccctcttcgagtagaccagctcattaactagaattgggctatctgccacaggcaaccttaaataaattttgaaagtgttcgctgaaacaccctgtatacatgctAGCTATGGTGGGGAGAAAAAGGAATACAGACACAAAATTTTTGTAGCCCGCCTTTTTGCTTGATCAGATAGCTGTCAACTACTCCGAATTATGCACAAAATAATAAGTTTGCTCCCCTGCTGTTATCTTTGCTGTTTTTCTCCGAActtgtggctcatacccactatgagGATTGGCTGTCCTTTCTGTTAAAGTGTGCAACACCCTTTGTACTTTTCACCTTCTCTCCCCTATTACCTCATCGCCTAAAACTTTCGACAAGGCGATCACAATGTGGCTTCGACTGCTGCATTGACCCACGCATCAGTGACCCCCCCAATTTTCATGATGTGTACAGATGACTTGTAAACAAACCCAACATTGAAAAATATGGTGCACTTTTTGAATTCGTCACATCAAACCTTCTCATTCGTGATTTATTGCATGTTCAACATATTGAGCCGTCGTACCGTGATTACAGAGTTGCCGATTAATAGCAAAGCAACAAAAGGCGAGACAACGATTTTGCATCAGTTCCCCTTTAATGTTGGAAAATAAGGTGAAACTGATTGTACTGGGACATTGGTGCATTCTATAAAAGACATGTACTGGCTGCCATCGTCCACAATTTGTGAAGGTGATGTTTTTATGCTTTTCAGACTCGCGAGGAGAAAAGATACAAGACCAAGTAATCTTAGGCACACCTGGAAAAATAGTTGACTGGGCCTTCAAGTTCAAGTTCTTTGAACTGTCACGCATCAAAGTCTTTGTGCTGGATGAGGCCGACATCATGATAGCCATGCACGGACATCATGACCAGTGCATACGCGTCCACAAGTGAGTACCCTCAGTGTTTATATTCTTCTGCACTGGCTTAATGGCTGTGCAGCATTTGCTTAGCTTTGCGTAATTTTTAAGAAGGCATGCTACAGCTTATACCCCTGTCAACCGAAACAAcctaagtgcactttgagcgagtgcacttcaccCCGAGTTAGCAAGTATTgccaaaaataacaaatatatgtTGTGCTACTGACTCACCCATCGCCATCACCATCATTTTCAAAGTGCACTTCTCTTTCTCGTGTTGCAGTTTGCCGCCAAAGTGCACTCTCTCAAAATGACACTAGATTTgccagtgtgacaggggtattaactGACATGTCCTGCTGTGTATAGTTACAGCACTATGCAATTCTAGAGCAGCAATCATTTGTAGAACTGTTCTCACAGGTGATTGGATAAGCTAAGACTTCATGTGTCATACAACTGTAAAGAAGGATGCATGTAAATGGCCTATATTTACTGTATACCTTACAATGGTAGGGTTGTTTATAAAAACTGAAGAACAAGAGTAGCAGAAAAATCTAACACAACTAAATGCAGCATATGCAGTGCCTATTTAGGTTTATAGATGCATCTGTTTTGCTTACCTCTTACTTTTGTTTCTGTTATATTTTGTGTGTTCATGATCAGAATGCTCATTTGTTGCACTGGTGCATCTTTCATTCTGTTTGCATAATTATTCGGTATTATTAAACACGTCTCTCAAGTCTATACTTTTCCCCCTTCCTATTTTCTAGGTGTGCTGATCTTTAGCAACCCCACCACAGAGTGTCACAGTTGCTAGCTAGCCTAATATGAAACATAAATGATTGCTTAAGTAGCatctttttgttgattagtgTCCATTTGGTAGATCAGCAGTCACATTGCAATGTGTCATACGTCCTTGCAGGCGGCTTTCTCCCAGCTGTCAAAACATGCTGTTCTCGGCCACGTATGGCAAGGATGTGATGGAGTTTGCAGAAAtgataatcttcaaccccatgGTGATCCGGTTGCGGAAGGATGAGGAAAGCCTGGAGAATGTCAAGCAGTACTATGTGGTGTGCTCGAGCAAAGAAGAAAAGTTCTGGGCCATTTCAAACATCTACGGTGTGCTGGCCATTGGGCAGACCATTATATTCTGCCACACACGTCGGGAAGCTGACTGGCTGGCCAGAAAATTGACAGAGGAGGGTCATGCTGTGGGCATGCTCTCTGGTGACCTCACCATTGAAGAGCGTATTGCTGTACTCAAAGACTTCCGCCTCGGCAAAAAGCGTGTCCTCATCACCACCAATGTCTGTTCCAGGGGTAAGTCTCAAGTTTATGGCTTCTTCCATCACCATCGTCTGCTCTGGCCTCGCTATTTCCACTGCCTTTATCAATAGCAAGAAGGAGGGTGCTCTATCCCGATCTCCCACAAGCCTATTATTGCTGTCACACATGGCCACATCCTgttaggaggttcattgtttttgatcgtgtacttagatttggttGTCATTCATTGCATTCTTGACAATCCTTGCATTCTActgatgctaacatatgggggcagaaacttggagattaacaaagaagctcgagaacaagttaaggaccacacagagCGATGGGatgaaacatgttaggcctaacgttaagaagagagcggtgtggatcagagagcaaacagggatagcccatattctcattgacattaagagagaaaatggagctgggcaggccttgtaatgcgtaggatgggtaaccggtggaccattattagagttaccgaatgggtactgagagaagggaagcgcagtcgaggacggctgaaaactaggtggggtgatgaagttaggaaatttgcaggtgcaacttggaatcagctagcgcaagacaggagtaattggagatcacagggagatgccttcgtcctgcagtgcgcaaatataggttgatgatatcgatttgggtgcacattaactCTGTAAATTCCAAAGTATTATACATATATGCTACGTTGAGTTTGATACCTCAAATTTCTGCTTTAAGCATTGAAACTTTAATGTATAGCCCATAGTAGCACTTTCAATAATGTGGACTAAGTCTTCCCAGTTGTGGATGGTTCAGCAAACCGGGCACTAAAATAATTACTTTACTAATTAAGCTTTAATTCAAATAAGAATTTACTGCTGATTTTTTTGTACGAGTTCACTTCCATGGTGGGAAATAAAGGCAGCAGGTTATTTTTCtcgatgtggaactgtgtttgggcattacagagTTAAGCAATCCCAGGTAGCCAAAATTAATCTGGGTGCCTCCACTATAGCATCAACCATAACCAAGTGCACAAATTTGCGATTTGAAACCATAGAATTTTAGTTTCTTAACTATATTGTCAACATGGATTGCTATAGCTGTTATCCTCTATTCATCACCATAACTCACAACACATCCTTGCATTCACTCTGCTTGCGCAAGTGATTGTTCATTCAAAGCTCTGGGGTCTCCAAATGTGCTTTTGGGAGCTTCCCCACAAAGCATGTTGAAAAAGCAGTGTTTCTGTGTGTGACTCGTTGCAAGTTTTATGTTAATGTGATAAGATGGTTAGAGCTCGCTAAAAGTACATAAATCTGTTACAACTTTCCTAATTGCAATTTTATGGGATGCTTCTCAACATGCTTTACAACTACATTGGtacattacagtaaaacctcgttaattcagatttcaTGGGGCTGAAAAAAAATTTACGAATTAACAAAATGtaaaattatcgagggtatcaagaaaacaaacaaatgcgtATTACGTCAACACGCATTTATTTACTGAATAAATCTGCAAATCATGTTTTTATTTCAcccaaaagcagtgcggaagcagCAATTCTCATCTCCCAACTGATTAGCACTCGCAGTGGCGATGGCCTCGCAACTTCTTTTGCGGCATGCCTCTTTGCCGCGCACGTCCCAGTTCAATTTTTTTCGCCGGTGAGCTGG includes:
- the LOC119434636 gene encoding DEAD-box helicase Dbp80 — its product is MSSWAEDVDEQEKLLLRLTCKVSGVSIDGSGDADPGGYREESSGADSEPAPSEHEPVVTPAEISLMQKILRSRLVHTSHAVEVQHKDPNSPLHSITTFEDLRLRPELLRGVYDCGFDKPSRIQETVLPMLLADPPLNMIAQSQSGTGKTAAFILASLSRVDETQRYPQVLILSPTYELAVQTGNVAKKMAARCPRITFCCAVRGKNYSRGEKIQDQVILGTPGKIVDWAFKFKFFELSRIKVFVLDEADIMIAMHGHHDQCIRVHKRLSPSCQNMLFSATYGKDVMEFAEMIIFNPMVIRLRKDEESLENVKQYYVVCSSKEEKFWAISNIYGVLAIGQTIIFCHTRREADWLARKLTEEGHAVGMLSGDLTIEERIAVLKDFRLGKKRVLITTNVCSRGIDVEQVTMVVNYDLPVDMKGQADCETYLHRIGRAGRFGKSAIAVSMVEGNHNLAVLKQIQDHFGRPIRNLDTEDLDQLENIQQ